TTTTGTTCCAAAAAAATTATACTcatcaaaaataatttattgtcATTAGTCTTACATTCTTACTCGTGTGTTGGATAATCCCTCAAAAGTCAATGTTTAGAAGTTATGTGTTTGATTATCGCCTTTGATATGAGAAATGTGATGGTAGATAATATGTAAGTGCCTCGGTAAGAACATCCAGTATTGGAGGGATTTTCTATCTCGTGGTCGAGATCGGAGTTGAACTCATCCAAATTTGCATccatagaaaaaagaaaaatgtataACTACAAAGATTAATGTTTCGTTGATATTTCACTCACACTAGCATCAATGAAGAAATAGGAAGAGATATGATGAAACTTTCAAAAAAAGGAAGAGATATGATGAATGGTATGGTAGAAAATTAATagagatataaaaataaaacgagtgaaaatgagataaaagagaaaattgagTATTAAATATATCAAAACTCAACTAAAAAAGGAATCCAACAGgtcaaaactttttttttttttttgaaagtaacaaGTCAAAgcttaaatgcatgttttgggtaaaaaaaattgaaatgatgTTTCTGGTAAATGAAAACACGGTAGATAGTAATAACTTCCATCACCTTAGAAATTGTTAAACTAGTTGATTAAATTCTTTTACTCTTGTAACCAATAAAACTAGTTGATTAAATTAGAGTATGTTttaatctgaaaaaaaaaatgatacatAATATCCAAATAATACACACTTGTACTGGTATTGGGCTGACGACCTTTGTAATTTAGCGGGCTTACTAACTTTGTAATATTGGGtcaggcgacccatgacccaTACGGGTCAAAACCTCATGATATATAAAGAGGacaccgcccaagcggcagggggatccaacactttttACCCATTTGTTACTTTGTCATGTTTTACTTCTGTTCTCTAATTACTTAGCCCTGACCGGAGTTCtagaccggaacattggcgcccaccgtggggcttCTGTCAAATCCCCACTACCACGAACAAGAGGCTATGTGATTTCTACTTCCGAGAGAGGAGGGCGAACGAAATTGAAGGGGAAACGATGCATTAAATCTCTGTCAAAATGTCAATTTCAAAAGGAAATAATGCTTTGACATCAAAGAGGAGGGCGAACGAAATTGGTgacatcaaaataaaaattcaacatCAGGAAACAGATCGAGGGAAAGGGAAGGAGACGAAGAGGAGAACAGAAATTCGCGGCGGCGCGATCTTCAACGGCGGGGAAGAAGCCCAGACGCGGGCGAAATTTGATGCTTGATGACAGGACATACAATATCAACCGCTGAAGCCATCACTTTTGAGTTGAAACCGCCCACTCAATATCAACCGCCAACTCTAAATTTAAACAGTTATTTTGTCTCAACTGCCACTTTGGAGTTGCAACCGCTCATGCCTGCCACCTCTGAAGGATGACTCTTCAAGCCATTTGATTTCTTTGATCCCTATCTCTGACTCTTTCTCCTTTTAAAAGTTTCTTTGCACATTTCCATTGAGTCAATGCTCTCTTCTGGCTAGCAAATTTTCACCCGCTATTGTCATTTGTTTTGTGAAAATTGCATATTTCAACATTGCACACAAAGTGTTTGATCAAATGCCACAATGAGATGTTGTTTCATTGCGAGTAGGGCGATGCAAATTGGATCGCCCTGCCCAAGTCTCAAAGGGGCGAAAAGATATGACATATGTGTCGGTGACTTTAGAAAGTGGTACCCTTTAAACTCACTCATGTTATatgtttattcataatcttgGCCTTTTGGGGCTGTTTGTATGATTTCACTACTATGCGATGTGATGATTTATTCGAAACTGGATCTCTTTCAtcaatgattttaattacaagtGATTCTGGCATTTCATATTCGGGCTTAgtgtttttttgaaagtgaagcATTTGTTATTTTCCAAGGCCAATTGACAAACTTTAAGAAAGCCCATATGTTCATCTTGAAAATAATGGAGTATATTTAGTAAACGTTTTTGAAACATCTGTGCTTAAAACATGTTCTTTTTCTCGAGTTACATTTACATGATGAGTTTGTGAAACACATGATGTTTGTATACATATGCTTGAGTTGCTCTTGtgtcgaaattcttctttgaaAGAGTGCAAGTGTTGGGCGTTTCATTCTTCTAGCAAGTATTAAGTTTTAcaagattttattttgttattgcAATTTTTAAAGACAAATAAAAGGAGATGGAGATTAGTTTTTCTTACTTGGGCGTGGAAATTAAAACATTGGGCGGAGAAGACCTAGTTTTGATATTGTCAATgtgttatattatattttatcttaTGCTATCAAGGTGATGAGTTGACAGGTGATGAGTTGACTAAAAACAGTCAAAGGATACAACATTATGCATTCTTTTCTCTACCCGGGCGAGaaagtttttaatgaggcataatTCTTAAAACATTGCTTGAACAAGCATGTTTTTCATTTCTCcaacttaggtctatcaattgggcgatgtcagacaattgagaTAAGAGTAAGActcttaaaactagagcatCTGATCACGAATTCATAAGTACAGCCTTGATTGGTTTAAGCTTACTCAATTCGAGCACAAAGCCTCCAAGCGAGCAAAAGCCTTGTTAGATCATCGATAAAAAACGAGCATAATGCCAAgaaattaattgaaattaaCTTTCTTGGTTGAATCTTGATTAAGTTCAAGTGTTAAAACCTTATGAATTTAGAGAATAGTTGATAGAGAAATGATGAGATTGTTGGGCTAACAATATCGTTTTTACAAATGGTACAACCTACTACACACACATGAATTTTGAGACTGTGAAGAGACAACTTGAGTCAACTTGCACGCGCTACACAAAGATTAAGAAGCAACAACAAAAGTTAAAATGACAAAGGAATGACTACTTAGCTTTTATgtctttgaatttttatttgattttggaGCCTGTGCGCCCATTATTTTCTTTGCACATTTTTAGGCGTATCAATTACTTGTTAATCTTTGTATAGTGTTGGGTGAGTTGATTACTTGTGGGCTCGAAAAGAAGACACACTTCGTCTTAAGGTTTTAAGACTttgtgtcttgtgggcttgtatTGGGCTGACGCCCTTTGTAATTTAGCGGGCTTACTAACTTTGTAATATTGGGtcaggcgacccatgacccaTACGGGTCAAAACCTCATGATATATAAAGAGGacaccgcccaagcggcagggggatccaacactttttACCCATTTGTTACTTTGTCGTATTTTACTTCTGTTCTctaattgcttagccctgaccGGAGTTCTAGACCGGAACAACACTACTTTTGGACACTCCATTTTTGTGACAGTAATTTTTTACTGTCAGTATATTTTATGACAGTTAAAAATCGTCACAAAAATGAGTGTCTGATAGTGGTTTGCATTGTTTAACTGTTcaccaatattttttaaaaaaaacttagaaTATGTTTAAATTTCTTTTTGCAGGATTTTTAAGCactatgaaaatattaaatagatATTAACAATAAGTCCAAAAAATAACATTTCAGAAAATGGGagtatatattagtaaaataaGCTTGTTTACAAAACACTTTTGTTTATTCTAGTTAATGAGCTTATAAAATAATCTTAAGGGGTTGGTCTAGTGGAGCATGATAGAGTTTCATATCTGACAGGTTGCAAGTTCAAACCCCCGCTAATCTTCTTAAGATAAGGTGAATGTAATCCTCGGTAAGTGCTATTGAGCTCAGCAAGCTGGCACCATCCCATCACCCTAAAATTTAAATAACTAAAAAAGTGAGCTTCCAAAAGAAATTACTTTAACCTTAGTGAATAGTACTGAATACATTGTCAACCCCCTCTAACCATGCTCAATTATATATTTTGACATTTCAATTTGAAATCTTCAGTGTAACGCTCATTCAAACTTATTATATTGATGTTTCATTTGAATTATTTCATTGCGTGATGTTTTAATGTTTCACCTCTTTTGGCAAATGACCAAATTTAGAGTAACTTAATATTAAGGACTTCCCCATTTGAAAAAACCAAATAAGAAAAACCTTCCAAATAAAAGTGCATTTTTAGTACAACTtacttattaataaaaaataatgcatTAAAAAACTTCCAAATAAACTTTTCTTATGTCATTGCCAAACAATGAAACATGATCTATTTTTATTGGACAGAAATATTTTCTTAAAGTCTCCGAATCTAAATGGTACTATTGAAATTAATTTGACAAACCACCAAATGCATGAATTCGAGTTTGAGCTACATTATTGCCACCTATTATTTACCCCATCCAACTTGGGCAGAGCAGAATTGTGTAATGATTAGATACAAAATTAATTTGACCAAGTACAAGCTGCTGCTCTAGGTGATGATAGCTTTTACAAGCTTTCAATGCCTCAACTTCTACATTTGAAGGACCTATAATTCCACATTACTAGTCGCCCATATGGATGGTGGGTTAAAAATAAGAGGAAAAAATGCCTTTTACATACGAATTTGACATTTGGTAAGTGCTTGAACTTATTGAAGTTTTAAAGACAATTAGTTTTCTACTTAGGAACATTCTTATCTATaggtttttttatatattacttAAGAAAAGCACACATTTGTTATGCATAAGGGTATGTTTGTGAACACATTACAAATGTGGCTTCAAAATGTGAGAACACCCGAGAAAAAGTGTTCACAAACACACTTCTAAGTGATTTATTTATGGGCAGAAATTATATTTGTGAAACTTGATGTCTCTTCATAAAAATGAAGAGTGAAAAAGTATAATAAGTATCATGAAGGAACAAGTCAACATGGTGATGGTGTAGACGTGTAGTCCTAGAGCCATGTTTGATTTAATGTCCAACAGAAAAATGCATATTCTAAAGTATCAAAACCTGAATGACATGTAGCCGGCGATCACAACGATGATATCATAAAAGAATACAACCAAAAATGTTAATTAGTAATGCTAATCCGATCTGAATCTGGTAgtcatttttttattgttttaaaagTTTGTTTACCAATTAATAGCCTCAAAAGTAAGAACATGATTACAAGCAACAGGCAACGTTTGACAGAATCATAAATAGTCTTCATAGGAGTTGGATTTGCCTTTTAATTTAGACGTGCAGACCATGTCAGGCCGGTTCAATTCGTATCATAAATAACAACACAGCAAATTCCCACCGACATCATTCAACAATTTTTGTATGCACAAGAATCAAATGCTACTAGCTGACATTGAACATTTTTGGGTTAAACATATGTCACGATCCCTGTAATATAGGGTTGCATCTAAATTGGTTTCAAATTCATATAAGGATAAGTGAAGTCATTAATGTTTACATGGCCCATTTTTTGCCTCATCACCTGCTTATGTGGTAGGTCTAATCATCTGAAGAGAGTATACGTGgacttttcacatcaattttggTTCCTCTAAAAGTTCTTTCATCAATTTCGGTCctcctttttctctcttcttcctcatcatccTCCCACCACTACCCTTCCTCTCCTCCATTGCGAACCACCAACCCAAAACCCACAATAACCCACCGTCAAATCTTCCACCCACCCTGAAACCGCCACCCATTTCCCCAATCAACAAACCCCTACTCCTCCGACCACCCTAAATCAAAACCCCACTATGAAACCAGCACCCCTTCCCCCAATCGTCTCATCAAGTGTTACCTCTACCCTTTCGTTTCCTAGTTCTACTCCGCAAAGCTGACACAAGTGTTCTGTTCTCAGTCtcctgaattaaaaaaaaaacagatcagtgcatgttttgaaatccttCTACAGTTGATTCTAACATCAAAATAATTCTCGGAAGAAGCTCCTAAGGAGTAGCTTTTGGCTTCCGGAGTTGATACTAGGAAAATATAAGTTGATCATAGGGACTATTCTGAAACAAAATCATCATGCTTACAACTTACAACTCACCCTTGTTACAATCGTATGTTTCAGGGCAGCAACGAGCTCGAACAAGTACTCATAAGCAGCCTTGTGTGGCTCCTGCAAAAAGAGTCTTCAGTTTAGAACTAGCCATAGGTGAACAAAGAAGTTGGTAATGAATCATAAATGACACCACCTGTATGTTGGGAGGCAGAGGCAATCCTTCTACCAAAGGAGCCCTAGGAATCGGCACAACTTGAGTACGGCCTGAACTATCAGGAAACTGAACACCCCAACTTGGGGCATTATATATGCCTAATGACTCGAAGTCAAACTCGGGTATCGGCCCAACTGgagcagaagaggaagaggttGAGGCCTGTGCATGCTCATCAACATAAGTAAGTTGATTCAGTGCTTCTATCTTTAGTAGGCAATACAACATAATGATGACGAGAAGAATGATGTTCTGGGAATCTTGCAACATGCAAAAGACATTATAATGACAGCTCTAGGGTGTATAGGCATGGCTGgatgcacatatatgttatacaACAGGCATGGTCAAGGGCTTCTGCATTTTACTTCCGATATCATGTGTCAAATTCAACTTCCTACATTTTTCATCGAGTTTCCAGTGACAAAAAGCTGTCAAACTTGGTACCCTAATATTAGATATCAGATTGCTAGTCGACATTCAAATTCAACTCAACCTTCAAAAAGATAGCGTATTTTAAGAAAGTAAAGATCCAAACAATGTGGCAAGCATTCTAACTTGTACATGTGGGAAGAGTCAATATTTATTCACTACTAAAGGTTAAATTAAAGACTATAAAACATAGCACTATGCGCTGCAATGTCAGAATTGaggagcacttgttggaaaagcTACTTGCTAACATACGATTTGAGAAGAGTCTAGTTCACTCAAGTCCATGTCGTTAGCATCAAAATCAACATAAGGATCCACCTGGAAGCGAGCATTACACAAGTCAGACACATAAGATTATTAAAAACCTGtttctatattatattattcatAATCAGCATGCAAATCCATATGTGCTAAGCACAAGAAACTATTCAAGGGATAAGGCTACATGTTAAAATATTTTACCATGTAGATTCTCTTTATGCCCACAATTTTCTAAATTGAttgttatgttattttttaaaatattttccagAGTTCAGACTCAATATAAATATCATTTTCTGCTTACTGTAAGTTACCCCCCAGCTCATATTTAATCCCCCCAAtggtagaaaagaaaaaatttcattCAGAATTTGTGAGTTAACTAGATAACAACTAAGTACCGTTGGTCTTTCTACTGATTTGAATGAATGAAAGGTAGGGCTCGCCAAATCAGGCGACTTCAATATTGCATATGCTCCTTCATTGTTAAATCTCCTTGTCCCAAACTGCAAAATAAAAGACCTTTAAGAAGATATAATACTTAATATGTTGCAGATCCCAATATAACAAAAATAAGCTACATTTCATGACTAAAACCCCACAAGTGCAAGGGATATATTTTATTCAAGTGATAAAACATGTATCTCTGTAGTTGCTAATGAAATGTACACCATCTGTCAATTATGTATGAATTTTCTATTATTTCAAGGATAAGTTATTTGAAAACATGCATTCCTACATACTAGATTTCTAAGCATACACAAGATGCTACTTGTAGAGAAAATGCTGACCCATTTTAATAGGAAATGGCATAAAATACATATATGCATGGCTATGACTGAGCTTGCATCTTCTGTGTTTCCAAAATTCATTTACTGCACCCATTTGAATTCTTCAACCAAAGTTTTGAAAATCATGATGTTGCTATGGAAAATGCTGAAGGTACAATAAATGCAAACATTTGAATAAATGAATTGTATTAATACCAAATAACTAGTTGCATATACATATTTGAACCTGTGGGTAGTCAGGAGCACTAAAAAGTGTATATAGCTTTCCTGATTCTCCATCATGATCTATGCTGTATCCACTCAACATATCCCCAAAATCATCCCTATCAGCCCTTGCATCAGGTCCTTCATGTGATTTGATGATCAGCTATGCAGAAAGAATAATATTTACTAAGCTTAAAAATAATGTCTATTGAGcagttaaaaaatatttaataacttGCTTTGGTTCTTTTATACACGCCTATGCATAAGGATTCCATATCAGTCAACTATAATCTTGAGTACTACCTTTAAATTGTGCTGCTTTAAGAAAGCCTCGGTACAATCAGGACCCCACCATAAACCTAAATTTTGACCAGCATTATCCCTCAGACCATCCCTGTGAGAGGGTTTTGACCAAAGAACGTCACTCAATAATAAGTCATGACCTTCATAAGGGAAATCTACGCAAGCTCTATTAACCTCAGATAACTCAGCTAAAGAACCAAGATCCACATTTTGTGACATCTTCAGTTTTGGCTTTCCTGAAGAGGCAGAATGAATGCTACGGAAAAGCCCTCCATGAGTAGTATAAACACATTTACCAACAACGGAAGCTAACGGAAGCTCCTTAAAACACTCTAGGAATTTATTGTAGATATCTTCACCTTGATCGCCATACTTGGTCCACACCTCTTCCCTAAAACCATATCTTGTGGTGCAATATCTTGATTCATGACTTCCACGGAGTAAAAATACTCTGTGAGGCATCAAGACCTGAATATGCAACGACAGACTTTACATACTaataaatattcaaagagaTGGCAGTATTCTATTTCGTCACCATAATAGTTATTAGGTCATGTAAATATTTCTATACAGAAGTTTTCtgtgttctttctttctcctgGTGAATGCACACCAACAAAGCAACAATCACCAGAAAAATCATGAAGTATCTCAACATTCATTAAATTTCACAACCATCGCTTACCTTCCAAGCCAGCAAGACCAAAAATACTTCAATGCCCCAAGCTCCTTTATCTACATAATTCCCATTGAAAACATAACACTGGTTCTCAGAAGGAACTCCTGCATGCTTCAAAAGAAACACCAAGTCATGAAACTGCCCATGTATATCGCCTACAACAATGactcttgaatcttctccttgaCAATTAATCTCTACACAGTTTGGTTCTTTACTTAAAATGCTATGAGCAGCATCTGTCAATTTATCCACCAAAACGGTTGGCCCAACCTGACAGAATTCAGACGGCAACATCCTCCATGAAGCCTGCTCAAGGATGAACATCATTTCCTGAACCCACTCTAAGGTGACACAATCATCAGGAGGCCATAAAAGACATTGACGAAAGCCTGATGGTAACAGAGACTcgtgtgcatcgtctaccccatTTTCAAATCTTAAAACATGTTCCACATACAACATATCATCTTCATGCATCATGCTTTGTGCCTCATCAATCAGGACATCCCCATTGCTGATCTTCGATGACTCACCCACGGGACTATCTCTCATCCCTTCATCCATTAAGCCAACCTGAAAAACTGATCAATGTACGCTCAGAGAAATCTTAAATCTAGACAAAAGGGTAAAAGTTCAAAAACACTAAGATAATAAGCAGCATTAACCCCCTACTTGCTCTGAGAGTGAGTCAGGCTTAGTTATTGCAACTCTGTGTTGTTTATCAATAACCCCGTTAGCAATGTCTCTCATCCTCAACACTAGATGCATCCTCTGTTCATCCAAGCCTTCATAGGACATTCTACTTAATATTTGAATGATATCTCTGGATGCACACACCTGCAAACTGCATTAAGTCAGTTCAGAGAGAGAGCTAAAATTGACATAATCCATCATGAATTAATCTACAAAAGAAGCATTGCGGACCATTTTCTCGATACTGTGGCGCAAGGCAGTGACCACATCATTCTTAGTCACCTGTATATAGAACCCAATTAATGAAGACCATGCTCATGACAAAGAAAACTATGTACAAAAAAATCAACAGTTGTTCATCTCTCTTGGTCTCAGAGTCTTAGTCTTACCTTTTTATCGCGATCATCAACAATGCCGCGcgctatttctctcatcatcaCTAAGGAATGAACTTGCTGATCATCTAAATTTACCAAGGACATGGAATTAATTCCTTCCAGAATCTTCTGACATCCACTCTTCATTCTCTCTGTGTGATGGTCCATGACTACATTAACTGACTCATGCAACAAATTTGAGCATAGTTAGAATATGCAAGCAAAAATTTGCACAATGCTTTGTGCCATGTGGGGGAGTAAAGATAAGAACTTTGAAGAGTACTGCAGTTTACATGGAGAATAATGAAAAACCCCAAATTTGAGGGATAAAAGGGGTAAAGCTAATACCTCACTGCTGGTGGAACCTTCTTTCTACACTCCAATCTGGAATTAACGAAGATCTTTGAGCTGAGCAAGCTCTTGAATTTGTGATTCCAGGTTCGGAAATGGGTTGCAGGTGCAATCAGAGCTTCAAAGCTCTTGTCTTTGTCCAGAGCGATGCAATTTCAATATTTCATGGAGGGAATGAAATTAGGGTTTATTCGCGGGTGATTCTAATGTGGACAGTAGAAAGAGGATTGAAATTGataaggcttaattccagtttgggcccctgatgtttcagaaatgTGCGATTTGCGTCCCcgtgtttaaaacgtgcggtcaagctcccagacgtttctaaaacgtgcgatCGACGCCCTTCCGTCCATATCCGTTtggttccgtctgttgaccaaatGGAGCTGCGTCCACGTGTAAtaaaacgagcgaatttacCCCCTGATCTTTCATATTTGTGCAATTTGCCTCCctaatgtttaaaacgagcgaatttactccctcatgtttcaataaaatttaaaataaaacaatttaattaaaaaactaaataatatcagaatataactaaatataaattataaaaaatccaAATCAGTTCATCTTTTTCACCTGTAATCTCACTCTCTTCACCATAGCCATTTATGTGTTTTTTGTTTGTGCTGGATCtattttttcatgaaaaatgGAGAGAAATGTGTGTGTTTGAAAGTGGAAGATGAACTAGGGAGAAAATTGTTATTAATATTCTTGATAAATGTGTTGTTTTGTTAACGAACATGAATTgaagattcaattttttttcttcaattgttGTTGATTTGAATCTGTTTCAGGTTGTGTTACTTTGATAATGAATGATTTGTTTTCATTCAAGATTaatgatatgtttttttttttctcaaacaaattaatgattttttttgttacaatcttttaaagatttattttttgaaattctgtttttaaacattagggagacaaattgcacaaagatgaaagatcaaggagtaaattcgctcgttttaTTACACGTGGACGCAGCTCCGTTTGGTCAAAAGACGGAACCAAACGGATATGGACGGGAGGGCTTCGatcgcacgttttagaaacgtcagggagcttgaccgcacgttttaaacatGGGGGACGCAAATCGCACATTTCTGAAACATCAaggacccaaactggaattaagccaattgataaagaaaaaaggcttaatagcacttttggtcccccacgtttcaaaaatgtgcaatATTAATCCCCCACatttgaaaataacaaaattagtcCCACACGTTTGACAACGTGTGCATTTTTGGTCCCACCGTTAACATTTTAACGTTTTCCGTcaaaaatctaattaaaaattaaacaaaaaatggaaaatattatgaaattaattaaaatcttccccttcatcatctttatcttcttcttcacctccAACCTCCCCAGGCACCACCCAAACCATAAATCATGAATAAATTGATTTTTCCCAACACATAAATCATGAATAAAAGCATGAATTTTTTTCAACTCAAAACTCAGTTCCAGaaacccaaaaataaaacaaaaaacatgGAATCTAACACCAAATATGTGTTAAATATCTTCTTCACCAACAATATCAAATCCTCTAACAGGCCTTCCCATTCCAgcaaatcatcttcatcaagtCATCCTCTAACATCATATCTTCTTCACCAACAATATCACCCAAGCCCGTTTCCATTCCACACAGACAACACCACCCATCAAGCCATCTCCCTGACCTAGAACCCCCCGCCCACTGCAA
This portion of the Lotus japonicus ecotype B-129 chromosome 3, LjGifu_v1.2 genome encodes:
- the LOC130748884 gene encoding serine/threonine-protein phosphatase 7-like isoform X1, producing MDHHTERMKSGCQKILEGINSMSLVNLDDQQVHSLVMMREIARGIVDDRDKKVTKNDVVTALRHSIEKMVCASRDIIQILSRMSYEGLDEQRMHLVLRMRDIANGVIDKQHRVAITKPDSLSEQVGLMDEGMRDSPVGESSKISNGDVLIDEAQSMMHEDDMLYVEHVLRFENGVDDAHESLLPSGFRQCLLWPPDDCVTLEWVQEMMFILEQASWRMLPSEFCQVGPTVLVDKLTDAAHSILSKEPNCVEINCQGEDSRVIVVGDIHGQFHDLVFLLKHAGVPSENQCYVFNGNYVDKGAWGIEVFLVLLAWKVLMPHRVFLLRGSHESRYCTTRYGFREEVWTKYGDQGEDIYNKFLECFKELPLASVVGKCVYTTHGGLFRSIHSASSGKPKLKMSQNVDLGSLAELSEVNRACVDFPYEGHDLLLSDVLWSKPSHRDGLRDNAGQNLGLWWGPDCTEAFLKQHNLKLIIKSHEGPDARADRDDFGDMLSGYSIDHDGESGKLYTLFSAPDYPQFGTRRFNNEGAYAILKSPDLASPTFHSFKSVERPTVDPYVDFDANDMDLSELDSSQIASTSSSSAPVGPIPEFDFESLGIYNAPSWGVQFPDSSGRTQVVPIPRAPLVEGLPLPPNIQEPHKAAYEYLFELVAALKHTIVTRETENRTLVSALRSRTRKRKGRGNT
- the LOC130748884 gene encoding serine/threonine-protein phosphatase 7-like isoform X3 → MVCASRDIIQILSRMSYEGLDEQRMHLVLRMRDIANGVIDKQHRVAITKPDSLSEQVGLMDEGMRDSPVGESSKISNGDVLIDEAQSMMHEDDMLYVEHVLRFENGVDDAHESLLPSGFRQCLLWPPDDCVTLEWVQEMMFILEQASWRMLPSEFCQVGPTVLVDKLTDAAHSILSKEPNCVEINCQGEDSRVIVVGDIHGQFHDLVFLLKHAGVPSENQCYVFNGNYVDKGAWGIEVFLVLLAWKVLMPHRVFLLRGSHESRYCTTRYGFREEVWTKYGDQGEDIYNKFLECFKELPLASVVGKCVYTTHGGLFRSIHSASSGKPKLKMSQNVDLGSLAELSEVNRACVDFPYEGHDLLLSDVLWSKPSHRDGLRDNAGQNLGLWWGPDCTEAFLKQHNLKLIIKSHEGPDARADRDDFGDMLSGYSIDHDGESGKLYTLFSAPDYPQFGTRRFNNEGAYAILKSPDLASPTFHSFKSVERPTVDPYVDFDANDMDLSELDSSQIASTSSSSAPVGPIPEFDFESLGIYNAPSWGVQFPDSSGRTQVVPIPRAPLVEGLPLPPNIQEPHKAAYEYLFELVAALKHTIVTRETENRTLVSALRSRTRKRKGRGNT
- the LOC130748884 gene encoding serine/threonine-protein phosphatase 7-like isoform X2, which produces MMWSLPCATVSRKCLQVCASRDIIQILSRMSYEGLDEQRMHLVLRMRDIANGVIDKQHRVAITKPDSLSEQVGLMDEGMRDSPVGESSKISNGDVLIDEAQSMMHEDDMLYVEHVLRFENGVDDAHESLLPSGFRQCLLWPPDDCVTLEWVQEMMFILEQASWRMLPSEFCQVGPTVLVDKLTDAAHSILSKEPNCVEINCQGEDSRVIVVGDIHGQFHDLVFLLKHAGVPSENQCYVFNGNYVDKGAWGIEVFLVLLAWKVLMPHRVFLLRGSHESRYCTTRYGFREEVWTKYGDQGEDIYNKFLECFKELPLASVVGKCVYTTHGGLFRSIHSASSGKPKLKMSQNVDLGSLAELSEVNRACVDFPYEGHDLLLSDVLWSKPSHRDGLRDNAGQNLGLWWGPDCTEAFLKQHNLKLIIKSHEGPDARADRDDFGDMLSGYSIDHDGESGKLYTLFSAPDYPQFGTRRFNNEGAYAILKSPDLASPTFHSFKSVERPTVDPYVDFDANDMDLSELDSSQIASTSSSSAPVGPIPEFDFESLGIYNAPSWGVQFPDSSGRTQVVPIPRAPLVEGLPLPPNIQEPHKAAYEYLFELVAALKHTIVTRETENRTLVSALRSRTRKRKGRGNT
- the LOC130748884 gene encoding serine/threonine-protein phosphatase 7-like isoform X4 is translated as MDEGMRDSPVGESSKISNGDVLIDEAQSMMHEDDMLYVEHVLRFENGVDDAHESLLPSGFRQCLLWPPDDCVTLEWVQEMMFILEQASWRMLPSEFCQVGPTVLVDKLTDAAHSILSKEPNCVEINCQGEDSRVIVVGDIHGQFHDLVFLLKHAGVPSENQCYVFNGNYVDKGAWGIEVFLVLLAWKVLMPHRVFLLRGSHESRYCTTRYGFREEVWTKYGDQGEDIYNKFLECFKELPLASVVGKCVYTTHGGLFRSIHSASSGKPKLKMSQNVDLGSLAELSEVNRACVDFPYEGHDLLLSDVLWSKPSHRDGLRDNAGQNLGLWWGPDCTEAFLKQHNLKLIIKSHEGPDARADRDDFGDMLSGYSIDHDGESGKLYTLFSAPDYPQFGTRRFNNEGAYAILKSPDLASPTFHSFKSVERPTVDPYVDFDANDMDLSELDSSQIASTSSSSAPVGPIPEFDFESLGIYNAPSWGVQFPDSSGRTQVVPIPRAPLVEGLPLPPNIQEPHKAAYEYLFELVAALKHTIVTRETENRTLVSALRSRTRKRKGRGNT